A stretch of Chelmon rostratus isolate fCheRos1 chromosome 18, fCheRos1.pri, whole genome shotgun sequence DNA encodes these proteins:
- the c18h1orf198 gene encoding uncharacterized protein C1orf198 homolog, with product MAAATVAGPDAHRMEEKKFEYFSSINSMAKKIMQEREKIKAQHGSSWDKMTPQEQDSAIDNGMMDPHIRARYAMHRVDREEVVCYPKLLIQTGQKIVHFGEEDITWQDEHSAPFSWETKSQLDFSLTSGSADQGISTSQADSKAVKVPHSSQIGKSTPGAKVSVSEGRRPEEESSFWKISAERSRLEGEQADFQSLTPSQIKSLEKGEKSLPSYLRQETSVTPKEPEAADPHPPAPTRSTKQRAPKPPAPHPPAPAAVSATPASLSISPNPAPPVSVSSSVAGWERSQSTLPSVSNTLDEVFSSSMMSKPSNHPSSVEKDKGDDGSPTSPTFAQFNTSSSILKTGFDFLDNW from the exons ATGGCCGCTGCGACCGTAGCGGGGCCCGACGCCCAcaggatggaggaaaagaagTTCGAATACTTCTCCTCCATCAACTCCATGGCGAAGAAGATAATGCAGGAGCGGGAGAAAATCAAAGCCCAGCACGGCTCTTCCTGGGACAAGATGACGCCGCAAGAGCAGGACAGCGCCATCGACAACGGGATGATGGATCCCCACATCCGAGCCCGATACGCTATGCACAGGGTGGACCGTGAGGAAGTGGTCTGTTACCCGAAACTGCTCATCCAGACCGGCCAGAAGATCGTTCACTTCGGGGAAGAG GACATCACCTGGCAGGATGAGCACTCCGCCCCCTTCTCATGGGAAACAAAG AGCCAGCTGGACTTCAGCTTGACATCGGGCTCAGCAGACCAGGGGATCTCGACCTCGCAGGCGGACTCAAAGGCTGTAAAGGTTCCTCATTCCAGTCAGATCGGCAAGAGCACGCCAGGAGCCAAG GTGTCTGTCAGCGAGGGCCGGAGGCCGGAGGAAGAGTCGTCCTTCTGGAAGATCAGCGCTGAGAGGTCCCGGCTGGAGGGAGAACAGGCCGACTTCCAGTCTCTGACCCCCAGCCAGATCAAATCCctggagaaaggagagaaatcCCTCCCCTCCTACCTGCGACAG GAGACGTCTGTCACCCCCAAGGAGCCAGAGGCAGCAGACCCCCACCCTCCAGCTCCCACCAGGTCCACCAAGCAGCGAGCGCCCAAACCTCCTGCCCCACACCCCCCTGCCCCCGCCGCTGTCAGTGCAACACCAGCATCCCTCTCCATTTCCCCCAACCCGGCCCCACCTGTCAGCGTGTCCTCCTCGGTTGCAGGCTGGGAGCGCTCTCAGAGCACCCTGCCGTCAGTCAGCAACACCCTGGACGAAGTGTTCTCCTCCAGCATGATGTCCAAGCCCTCCAACCACCCCAGCAGCGTGGAGAAGGACAAGGGGGACGACGGGTCACCCACTAGCCCCACCTTTGCCCAG TtcaacacaagcagcagcatcCTGAAGACTGGATTCGACTTCTTAGACAACTGgtaa